The genomic interval GGAATTCGCCCTTGACGTCGACGTCGATCTTCTTCGACAAGTCGCCGTTGGCCACTGCGGTGGTGACGTCGGCGATGTTGCGCACCTGGTCGGTGAGGTTGCCGGCCATCGAATTCACCGAGTCGGTGAGGTCCTTCCAGACGCCGCCGACGCCCTTCACCTCCGCCTGGCCGCCCAGCCGGCCCTCGGTGCCGACCTCGCGGGCGACGCGGGTCACCTCGCCGGCGAAGCCGTTGAGCTGGTCGACCATGACGTTCATGGTGTTCTTCAGCTCGAGGATCTCCCCGCGCACGTCGACGGTGATCTTCCGCGAGAGGTCGCCGTTCGCCACCGCGGTGGTGACCTCGGCGATGTTGCGCACCTGGCCGGTGAGGTTGCCGGCCATCATGTTCACGTTGTCGGTGAGGTCCTTCCAGACCCCGCCGACCCCCTTCACCTCGGCCTGGCCGCCCAGCTTGCCCTCGGTGCCCACCTCGCGGGCGACGCGGGTCACCTCGCCGGCGAAGCTGTTGAGCTGGTCGACCATCGTGTTGATGGTGTTCTTGAGCTCCTGGATCTCGCCGCGGACGTCGACGGTGATCTTCTTGGAGAGGTCGCCGTTCGCCACCGCGGTGGTGACCTCGGCGATGTTCCGCACCTGGCCGGTGAGGTTGCCGGCCATCATGTTCACGCTCTCGGTGAGGTCCTTCCAGACCCCGCCGACCTCCTTCACCTGCGCCTGGCCGCCCAGCTTGCCCTCGGTGCCGACCTCGCGAGCGACCCGGGTCACCTCCCCGGCGAACCCGTTCAGCTGGGCGACCATGGTGTTCACCGTCTTCGCGGTGCGGAGGAACTGCCCCTCGAGCCTGCGCCCCTCGACCTCCATCGCCATGGTCTGGGAGAGGTCGCCGGTGGCCACCGCCCCGATCACCCGCGCCATCTCGCTGGTCGGCCGGACCAGGTCCTCGAGGGTGCCGTTGACCGAGTTCACCCACCTGCCCCACCCACCCCGGGCGTCGCCGAGCGAGATCCGCTCCCCGATCTTGCCCTCCTTGCCGACCACCCGCCCCACCCGCTCCAGCTCCTCGCCCATGCGCTGGTTCATCTCCAGCACGGCGTTGAGGTGATCGGCCACCTTGCCGGCATTCCCGGTCCAGTCGAGGGGCAGCCGCGCGGAGAAGTCGCCCCGGCGGAAAGCTGACAAAACCGTTAGCAGCGCTCGGATATCCAGGGTCTCGGGGACCGGTGCGGTGGGCATGGAGCTCCTCTCACGGGGCAGGGTCGGGCCGTCGATGG from Candidatus Dormiibacterota bacterium carries:
- a CDS encoding HAMP domain-containing protein yields the protein MPTAPVPETLDIRALLTVLSAFRRGDFSARLPLDWTGNAGKVADHLNAVLEMNQRMGEELERVGRVVGKEGKIGERISLGDARGGWGRWVNSVNGTLEDLVRPTSEMARVIGAVATGDLSQTMAMEVEGRRLEGQFLRTAKTVNTMVAQLNGFAGEVTRVAREVGTEGKLGGQAQVKEVGGVWKDLTESVNMMAGNLTGQVRNIAEVTTAVANGDLSKKITVDVRGEIQELKNTINTMVDQLNSFAGEVTRVAREVGTEGKLGGQAEVKGVGGVWKDLTDNVNMMAGNLTGQVRNIAEVTTAVANGDLSRKITVDVRGEILELKNTMNVMVDQLNGFAGEVTRVAREVGTEGRLGGQAEVKGVGGVWKDLTDSVNSMAGNLTDQVRNIADVTTAVANGDLSKKIDVDVKGEF